The Oncorhynchus clarkii lewisi isolate Uvic-CL-2024 chromosome 29, UVic_Ocla_1.0, whole genome shotgun sequence genome contains a region encoding:
- the LOC139388228 gene encoding olfactory receptor 2AT4-like, which produces MHRPGAQVCGTSSAMTFLRRLQWNDSSVLIHPPGFYIIGFTSLPFANLYFIFLAFVYVVSVVFNTFVIYIIMVDHRLHNPKFMAVGNLAVVDLVLNTCIIPGMLKAFLAKNNFVPFNLCMVQMYVYYSFICMESFSIAVLAYDRMIAICFPLRHGSINTMTSMSCILGVIWCFCLGIQIFSAAIMTRLSYCDSVNVYSYFCDYAPVFRLACNDNTLQWAVASVLSLVILLGPLSFIILSYMSILIAVFRMKSVESRVKALATCTEHLILVAVFFFPVLIIFMVGLLARIKPDPDLRVLSLSLASCIPPCLNPIVYSLKTKEIKSKVLTMLRRIKVQVVND; this is translated from the coding sequence ATGCATAGACCTGGAGCGCAGGTGTGCGGAACCAGCTCAGCCATGACATTCCTCCGCAGGTTGCAATGGAACGACTCCTCCGTTCTAATCCATCCCCCAGGGTTCTACATCATCGGCTTCACCTCCCTGCCCTTTGCCAACCTCTACTTCATCTTCCTCGCTTTCGTTTACGTGGTGTCAGTCGTGTTCAACACATTTGTGATCTATATAATCATGGTGGACCATCGCCTCCACAACCCCAAGTTTATGGCTGTTGGTAACCTCGCGGTGGTTGATCTGGTGCTGAATACTTGCATTATTCCCGGTATGCTAAAGGCATTTCTTGCTAAGAACAATTTTGTGCCGTTTAATCTGTGTATGGTACAGATGTATGTGTATTATTCCTTCATATGTATGGAATCGTTCTCCATCGCCGTGCTCGCCTATGACCGTATGATCGCCATATGTTTCCCTCTGAGGCACGGCTCCATCAACACCATGACGAGTATGTCATGTATTCTTGGTGtcatctggtgcttctgtcttGGTATACAGATATTCAGTGCTGCAATTATGACCAGGCTGTCCTACTGCGATTCCGTTAATGTCTACAGCTATTTCTGTGATTACGCACCAGTGTTTCGGCTGGCATGTAACGACAACACCCTGCAATGGGCTGTGGCTTCAGTTCTGAGCCTGGTTATCCTCCTTGGCCCACTGTCCTTCATCATTCTGTCATACATGAGTATTCTAATCGCTGTGTTCAGGATGAAAAGCGTTGAGAGTCGTGTGAAAGCGCTGGCCACCTGCACTGAGCACCTCATTCTAGTGGCAGTATTCTTCTTTCCGGTTCTGATTATTTTCATGGTTGGGTTATTAGCTCGCATCAAACCAGACCCTGACCTGCGCGTACTGAGCCTGTCGCTGGCCTCGTGCATCCCGCCCTGTCTCAACCCCATCGTCTACTCTCTGAAAACTAAAGAGATCAAGAGCAAAGTGCTCACCATGTTAAGGAGAATTAAAGTTCAAGTAGTTAACGATTGA